The Candidatus Poribacteria bacterium genome includes a window with the following:
- a CDS encoding putative dsRNA-binding protein codes for MADLATDEAVENYKGLLIQYCQERGLQQPTYTETQQGPADSPRWQVTVAYGDWVHETPEPVSGSKKFAHQVAAQQVLAEIDSRRESFLAGNAVETTPASVSLPTSEAPAPLEVPIPLVSNALTIANERLTASQPSRYRTLTDAEFSQKLSKLTLEIVRSLLEKAEENKITFR; via the coding sequence ATGGCAGATTTGGCTACTGACGAGGCTGTAGAAAATTATAAAGGACTTTTGATTCAATACTGCCAGGAACGTGGACTGCAACAGCCGACTTATACGGAAACGCAGCAAGGTCCAGCAGATTCTCCGCGATGGCAGGTGACAGTGGCTTACGGCGATTGGGTACACGAGACACCAGAACCGGTTTCCGGTTCAAAAAAATTTGCGCATCAAGTAGCCGCACAGCAGGTATTAGCCGAAATCGACTCGCGTCGTGAAAGTTTTTTAGCAGGTAATGCAGTGGAGACGACTCCAGCGTCCGTTTCGTTACCTACTTCGGAGGCACCTGCACCCCTTGAAGTCCCTATACCTCTCGTGTCCAATGCGCTGACGATTGCGAACGAACGGCTGACTGCCTCGCAACCTTCGCGATACCGCACCCTCACAGATGCCGAATTTTCACAAAAGCTCTCTAAGTTAACGTTAGAGATTGTCCGGAGTTTGCTTGAGAAGGCAGAGGAGAATAAGATTACGTTCCGATAG